The nucleotide window GCCCGCGGCAACGTCGCGCGCACCGGAGACTACGAGACCAACCTCCCCGGCGTGTTCGTCGCGGGGGATGCCGGCAGGGGACAATCCCTGATCGTCTGGGCGATCGCCGAGGGGCGGGCTGCGGCTGCGGCCGTCGACCGCTACCTTGAAGGCGAGACGCAATTGCCGGCCCCGATCCCGTCGAACGCGACGGCGATCGCCATCTGAGCGCACGGGTGCGGATCCGGTACCCGTCCTGATTCAGCGCCGTTCGGCGCAGAATACGGAGTTCCATCACATGAGACGTGCGAAGATCGTCGCCACGCTCGGTCCCGCAACATCGTCCTACGAGCAGATCCGCGCGGTCATCGACGCGGGCGTCGACGTCGCCCGCATGAACCTCAGCCACGGCAGCTACGACGTCCACGAGGCGGTCTACGCGAACGTGCGCAAGGCGGCTTCCGATTCGAAGCGCGCCGTCGCCGTGCTCGTCGACCTGCAGGGGCCGAAGATCCGGCTCGGCACCTTCGCGGACGGCCCCCACGAGCTGAACGAGGGGGACGTCTTCACGATCACGACCGAGGACGTGCCCGGCACGCGCGAGCTGGTCGGCACGACGTTCACGGGGCTTCCGGCCGATGTCGCGCCGGGCGACTTCCTGCTCATCGACGACGGCAAGGTGCGCGTGCAGGTCATCGACACCGACGGCGTGCGCGTGCGCACGAAGGTCGTCGTCGGCGGCCCGGTTTCGAACAACAAGGGCATCAACCTGCCGGGCGTCGCGGTCAACGTCCCCGCGCTGTCCGAGAAGGACGAGGCGGATCTGCGCTGGGGCCTCGAGCTCGGGGCGGATCTCATCGCCCTCTCGTTCGTGCGCAATGCCGCCGATGTCGAGCGGGTCCACGAGATCATGGACGAGCTCGGCCGGCGCGTGCCGGTGGTCGCGAAGATCGAGAAGCCGCAGGCCGTCGACAACCTCGAGGAGATCATCGAGGCCTTCGATTCGGTCATGGTCGCCCGCGGCGACCTCGGCGTCGAACTGCCGCTCGAGGCCGTTCCGATCGTGCAGAAGCGCACCGTGGAGATCGCCCGGCGCCTGGCCAAGCCCGTGATCGTCGCGACGCAGATGCTCGAGTCGATGACCCATGCGCCGGTGCCCACCCGGGCCGAGACGAGCGACGTCGCCAATGCGATCCTCGACGGAGCCGACGGCGTCATGCTGTCGGGCGAGACGAGCGTGGGGGAGTTCCCCGTGGTCACGGTGCAGACGATGGCGCGCATCATCGAGTCGACCGAGCAGCACGGCCTCGAGCGGGTGCGCCCGCTCGGCACGAAACCGCGCACGCAGTCCGGGGCGATCACGGCCGCCGCGGTCGAGGTCGCCGATTTCGTCGAGGCGAAGTACCTGTGCGTCTTCACCGAGTCGGGGGAGTCGGTGCGTCGGATGTCGCGGCTGCGGAGCCCCATCCCGATCCTCGCCTTCACACCGGATCAGGCGATCCGGCGTCGCATGGCGCTGTTCTGGGGTGTGCAGTCCTTCGTCGTCGACCGGGTCACGCACACCGATCAGATGGTCGCGCAGGTCGACGAGGTGCTCACCAAGTCGGGCCGGGCCGAGAAGGGCGAGACCGTCATCATCATCTCGGGCTCGCCTCCCGGCATCCCGGGCACCACGAACGACATCCGGGTGCACCGGGTCGGCGAGGTGCTCTGATCCGAACGGGTCGTGTGCGGGGTCGGTTCTTCGGAGCCGGCCCCGCTTCGGCGTGCGCCGAGCCGGCGGCGATGGATGCCGGTGCGCACGGGCCGCATGCGGCCGGGTGCCGGTGGTGGGACTCGAACCCACACGCCCTTTCGGGCAAAGCATTTTGAGTGCTCCGCGTCTGCCATTCCGCCACACCGGCCAGAGGCCTGGATCAGAATACCGTAGGCTTTCAGGCGTGACAGACAGCGAGAACACCCAGGCGGCCCCGCGCCGCGTCGTCGTCGCCGAGGACGAGTCCCTGATCCGCCTCGACATCGTCGAGATCCTCCGTGACAACGGCTACGAGGTGGTCGGCGAAGCCGGAGACGGCGAGACGGCCGTCGCCCTCGCGACCGAACTGCGGCCCGACCTCGTGGTCATGGACGTGAAGATGCCCCAGCTGGACGGCATCTCGGCGGCCGAGCGCCTTTCGAAGGGGCACATCGCCCCGGTGGTGCTGCTGACCGCCTTCAGCCAGAAGGAACTCGTCGAGCGCGCGAGCGAGGCCGGTGCGCTGGCCTACGTCGTCAAGCCGTTCACGCCGAACGATCTGCTGCCCGCGATCGAGATCGCCCTCGCCCGCCACCAGCAGATCATCGCCCTCGAGGCCGAGGTCACCGACCTCGTCGAGCGCTTCGAGACCCGCAAGCTCGTCGACCGGGCCAAGGGCCTCCTGAACGAGAAGATGGGCCTGTCCGAGCCCGAGGCCTTCCGCTGGATCCAGAAGGCGTCGATGGATCGCCGCCTGACGATGAAGGACGTGTCGCAGGCGATCATCGAGCAGCTCTCGCCGAAGAAGTAGCGACCCCCTCAGAGGGCCGGCAGATCCTTCACCAGGTTGGTGATGCGGATCGTCGAGCAGCGCCGGCCCTGATCGTCGTCGATCGCGATCTCGTGCACCGTGAGGGTGCGGCCGAGGTGCACGGGCGTGCAGACGCCGGTGACCCACCCTTCGGTCGCGCTCCGCGTGTGCGAGGCGTTGATCTCGATGCCGACGGCGAGCTTGCCGGGGCCGGCGGCGAGGTTGGCCGACATGGACCCGAGCGACTCGCCGAGCACGACGTAGGCGCCGCCGTGCAGGAGCATCGCCGGTTGCGTATTGCCCTCCACCGGCATCCGCGCCACCGAGCGCTCGACGCCGAACTCGAGGAACTCGATCCCCATCTTCTCGGCGAGGGCGCCGGCCCCTCTGGCTCGCAGGTACTCCATGGGGTCGCGTTCTTCGCTCATGCTCGCCTTCGAGGCAGGGCCCGCGACGGCCGTGTCGGCGGTCGCTTATAGGCTGGGGTCGTGTCGGACGCAGATCAGCCTACCCTCCTCGTCGTCGACGGCCATTCGCTCGCCTTCCGAGCGTTCTACGCCCTCCCGATCGACAGTTTCCAGACCCGCAGCGGGCAGCACACGAACGCCATCCACGGCTTCCTGTCGATGTTCATCAACCTCCTCCGCAACGAGAAACCGACGCATGTCGCCGTCGCCTTCGACATCTCCAGGCATTCGTTCCGCACCCGCGAGTACGCCGAGTACAAGGGCACCAGGGGCCAGACGCCGCCGGAGTTCATCGGCCAGGTGCCGCTCCTGCAGGAGGCGCTGGCGGCGATGAACGTGCGCACCCTGCAGAAGGAGGACTTCGAGGCCGACGACATCCTGGCGACCCTGGCCACCCGCGGCGAGGCCGAGGGGTATCGGGTGCTCGTCGTCTCAGGCGACCGCGACACCATCCAGCTCGTCGACGACAAGGTCACCCTGCTCTATCCGAACGTGCAGGGCGTCTCGCAGCTGAAACGATACGACCCCGAGGCCGTCATGGAACGCTACGGCGTGCGGCCGGAGCAGTACCCGGAGATCGCCGCGCTCGTCGGTGAGACGAGCGACAACCTCATCGGCATCTCGAAGGTCGGCGAGAAGACCGCGGTGAAGTGGCTGAACCTCTACGGCAGCCTCGACGGCATCCTCGAGCACGCCGAGGAGATCAAGGGCGTCGTCGGCAACAACCTGCGGGAGCAGAAGGAGAACGCGATCCGCAACCGGCGCCTGAACCGCCTGGTGCGCGACGTGGAGCTCGACCTCGCCCTCGACGAGCTCGAATCGCGTCCCCTCGACGAGCAGGCCGTGCGCGAGGTCTTCGGCAAGCTCGAGTTCAAGACGCTCCTCGAGCGTGTGCTGAAGCTCGCCGCCGAGTCGGGCCAGGCCGTTTCGCCGGTCGCCCAGGAGCCGGCGGCGCCGGCCGTGCCGCTTCCGGTCGCCCAGGGACTGCTCGACGAGGAGCTCGAGGGCTGGCTCGCGCGCCAGACGGCCGCGGAGCCGGCGGGTCTCGGCCTGCATCTCGAGATCCAGGGCGGGCAGCTCGTCGGCGCGGGCATCGCCGCGGCCGGCGAGACCGTGTACCTGCCGTGGCAGGCCGGGCGCCGTGACTACGCCCCGTTCGAAGCCTGGCTCGCGAGCGACGCGCCCAAGATCCTCGCCGACGCCAAGCCGGGGCTGAAGGCGCTCTCGCGTTCGGGCCTCGCCTTCGACGGGCTCGTGCTCGATCCGCTGATCGCCGGATGGCTCGTGCGCCCGAACCTGCAGGAGAAGACCCTCGCAGACCTCGTCGACCGCTACCTCGGTGAGGAGATGCCGGTCGCCGACCCCGCCCAGCTGGTGCCCGACGAGGGCGCGGCCGGGCCGGCGGAGTTCGCCTGGTACGCGCTCCGGGTGGCGCCCGTGGTGCTCGCCGCCCTCAGCGAGGGCGGGAGGCGGGTGCTCGCCGAGATCGAGATGCCGCTCGTGCCGGTGCTGGCCGCCATGGAACTGCGCGGCGTCAGCGTCGACCACGAAGCCCTCGCGGCGCTCTCGGGCGGTCTCGCCGAGCGCGCGGCGACGCTCGCCGGCAAGGCCTTCGCCGAGATCGGGCGCGAGGTCAACCTCGGCTCGCCGAAGCAGCTGCAGGAGGTGCTCTTCGACCAGCTCGGGATGCCGAAGACGCGCGCGACGAAGACCGGGTACTCGACCGACGCCAGCGCCCTCGCCGACCTGCAGGACTCGAATCCGCACCCGTTCCTCGGGCTGCTCCTCGAGCACCGCGATGCGACGAAGCTGCGGCAGATCGTCGAATCGCTCGACAAGTCGATCGCCGCCGACGGACGCATCCACACGAGCTACGGTCAGATCGGGGCGGCGACCGGCCGCATGTCCTCCAACGACCCGAACCTGCAGAACATCCCCGTCCGCACCGAGGAGGGTCGGCGCATCCGAGGGGCCTTCCGGCACGGCGAGGGCTTCGCCGAGCTCCTCACCGCCGACTATTCGCAGATCGAGATGCGGATCATGGCGCATCTGTCCGAAGACCCCGGCCTCATCGAGGCCTTCAACGCGGGGGAGGACCTGCACCGCTTTGTCGGCGCCCGCATCTTCGGCGTCGAGCCCGAAGAGGTCAGCTCCCTGATGCGCACCAAGGTGAAGGCCATGTCGTACGGCCTGGCCTACGGGCTCAGCGCCTTCGGGCTCTCCAAGCAGCTGCGCATCGAGCAGGCCGAGGCCCGCCAGCTCATGAAGGACTACTTCGAGCGCTTCGGCTCGGTGCGCGACTATCTGCGCGGCGTCGTCGAGCAGGCGAAGATCGACGGCTACACCGAGACGATCTTCGGGCGCCGCCGACCGTTCCCCGACCTCGCGAGCCCGAACCGGGTGCTGCGCGAGAACGCGGAGCGCGCCGCGCTGAACTCGCCGATCCAGGGTTCGGCCGCCGACATCATCAAGATCGCGATGTCGCGCGTCGAGCATGATTTCCACGAGGGCGGGCTGTCGAGCCGGATGCTGCTGCAGGTGCACGACGAGCTCATCTTCGAGGTCGCCGACGGCGAGCAGGAACATGTCGAGGAGATCGTGCGCGACCGGATGTCGAACGCCGTCGAACTGCTCGTGCCGCTCGACGTGCAGATCGGCCGCGGGGCCGATTGGGACGCGGCCGCGCACTGACCCGTCGGATCCGTCGGAGGCCCTGACGCGGGCCTCCGGCTGCCATAGGCTCGCACCATGTCATCAGCTGAACGCACCCCGACGGCGATCGACGCGATCGCCGAAGCGTGGGTCGACACGATCGTCTCCCTCCGACCCGAGACCGGCACCTACATCGGCCGAACCGAATCCGACGGCGCGCTCGGCGACTACTCGCCGGCCGGCCACGACGCCATCGCGGACGCATCCCGCGCAGTGCTCGCCCGGCTCGACGCGGCCGAAGCCGTCGACGACGTCGACGAGGTCACGAAGGCCGACCTCGGCAGCGAGCTGCGCCTGCAGCTCGAGGCCCACGAGGCCGGGCTGCACCTGCGCGACCTGAACGTCATCGCGAGCCCGGCGCAGGAGATCCGCGACGTCTTCGACCTCATGCCCACCGACTCCGAGGCGGCCTGGGAACGCATCGCCCGGCGCCTCGGCGGTGTGCCGGAGGCGATCGACGGCTACGTCGAGACGCTGCGCTCGGGCATCCACCGCGGGATCGTGCCGGCGATCCGCCAGGTGCGCGAGGTCGCGAGCCAGTCGCGCAAGTATGCCGACCCGGCCGGGTTCTTCGGCGACTTCGTCGACGGTGCGGCCCCCGCGGGCGGCCTGCCGCAGACGCTGCGGAACGAACTGCAGACCGCGGCCGCCTCCTCGGCCGAGGCGTACGGCCGGCTCGCGGACTTCCTCGAGGAGGAGCTGGCCGGCGCGGCCGGCTCCGAGGACGGGGTGGGACGCGAGATCTACGCGCTCCGCTCGCGCGAGTTCCTCGGCGCGACGATCGACCTCGACGAGACCTACGAGTGGGGCGTCGAGGAGCTGGCCCGCATGGTCGCCGAGCAGGAGGCGATCGCCCGCGAGATCAAGCCGGGCGCCTCCGTCGCCGAGGCCATCGAGCACCTCGACGGCGACGCCTCGCGCAAGCTCATCGGCACCGATGCCCTCCAGCGGTGGATGCAGGAGACGAGCGACCGGGCCGTCGCCGAGCTCGGCGCGACCCAGTTCGACATCCCCGAGGAGATCCGGACCCTCGAATGCCTGATCGCGCCGACGCAGGAGGGCGGGATCTACTACACGGGCCCGAGCGACGACTTCGGCCGCCCGGGGCGGATGTGGTGGTCGGTGCCGGAGGGCGTGACGGAGTTCGACACCTGGCGCGAGCTCACCACGGTCTACCACGAGGGCGTGCCGGGCCATCACCTGCAGATCGGCCAGGCGGTCGTGAACCGCGGCAAGCTGAACACGTGGCGCCGTCAGCTCGCTGGCACCTCGGGTCACGCCGAGGGCTGGGCGCTGTACGCGGAGCGCTTGATGGAACAGCTCGGCTACCTCGAGGACCCTGCCGACCGGCTCGGGATGCTCGACGGGCAGCGGATGCGTGCGGCGCGCGTCGTGCTCGACATCGGCGTGCACCTCGGCAAGCAGCGCCCCGACGGGCAGGGGGTGTGGACAGGCGACTACGCCTTCGAGTTCCTCGGGCGGAACGTCAACATGAACGCGGGCTTCGTGCGCTTCGAGGTGAACCGCTACCTCGGCTGGCCGGGGCAGGCCCCCTCGTACAAGGTCGGCCAGCGCATCTGGGAGCAGTTGCGCGACGACGTGGCCCGCCGCGAGGGGGATGCCTTCGACATCCGTGCCTTCCACAAGCGGGCCCTGGATCTCGGCGGCGTCGGCCTGGACACCCTGCGGCGGGCGCTGGCCGGCTGATCCGGGCCGGGGGTGCGGATGCCGGCATCCGCACCCCCGGCGAACGGCGATGGATGCGGTGGCGCACCCGGCTCGTCGCGGGCAGCGCCGCGGTTTGCCGCCGGCCCTGCGGAACGGTTAGGATGGGTTGTCACATTTGTGACGTCCTGTCCGCTTGCCTGCCGTGGGATCACGCTCTTCCCCGCGGCCGGCCCGATTCCATCCATGTACGGAGCACTTACTACATGACAACCGCAACGACCAAGGCACCCAAGCAGGTCGCGATCAACGACATCGGATCTGCTGACGATTTCCTCGCCGCGGTCGAGAAGACGCTCAAGTTCTTCAACGACGGCGACCTCATCGAGGGTACCGTCGTGAAGATCGACCGCGACGAGGTCCTCCTCGACGTCGGGTACAAGACCGAGGGTGTGATCCCCTCCCGCGAACTCTCCATCAAGCACGACGTCGACCCCAGCGAGGTCGTCGAGGTCGGCGACACCGTCGAGGCGCTGGTTCTCCAGAAGGAGGACAAGGAAGGCCGCCTCATCCTCTCCAAGAAGCGTGCGCAGTACGAGCGCGCCTGGGGCGATGTCGAGAAGATCAAGGAAGCCGACGGCGTGGTGACCGGTCAGGTCATCGAGGTCGTCAAGGGCGGCCTCATCGTCGACATCGGCCTCCGCGGCTTCCTGCCCGCATCGCTCATCGAGCTGCGTCGCGTCCGCGACCTCACGCCGTACCTCGGCCAGGAGCTCGAGGCGAAGATCCTGGAGCTCGACAAGAACCGCAACAACGTCGTCCTCAGCCGCCGCGCGCTGCTCGAGCAGACGCAGTCCGAGTCGCGGTCGACCTTCCTGCAGAACCTGCACCCTGGACAGGTCCGCAAGGGCGTCATCTCCTCGATCGTCAACTTCGGTGCGTTCGTGGACCTCGGCGGGGTCGACGGCCTCGTCCACGTCTCCGAGCTCTCCTGGAAGCACATCGAGCACGCCAGCGAGGTCGTCGAGGTCGGCCAGGAGGTCACCGTCGAGGTGCTCTCCGTCGAGCTCGACCGCGAGCGCGTCTCCCTGTCGCTCAAGGCGACGCAGGAGGACCCGTGGCAGGTCTTCGCCCGCACCCACGCCATCGGCCAGGTCGCACCGGGCAAGGTCACCAAGCTCGTCCCGTTCGGCGCGTTCGTGCGCGTCGCGGACGGCATCGAGGGCCTCGTGCACATCTCGGAGCTGTCCTCGAAGCACGTCGAGCTCGCGGAGCAGGTCGTGTCGGTCGGCGAAGAGGTCTTCGTCAAGATCATCGACATCGACCTCGAGCGTCGCCGCATCTCCCTCTCGCTCAAGCAGGCGAACGAGGGCGTCGACCCCGAGGGCACCGAGTTCGACCCGGCGCTCTACGGCATGCTCACCGAGTACGACGAGCAGGGCAACTACAAGTACCCCGAGGGCTTCGACCCGGAGACCAACGAGTGGCGCGAGGGCTTCGAGGCCCAGCGCGAGAAGTGGGAGCAGGACTACGCTGCGGCCCAGGCTCGCTGGGAGGCGCACAAGAAGCAGGTCGCCGCGAGCC belongs to Agromyces archimandritae and includes:
- the pyk gene encoding pyruvate kinase produces the protein MRRAKIVATLGPATSSYEQIRAVIDAGVDVARMNLSHGSYDVHEAVYANVRKAASDSKRAVAVLVDLQGPKIRLGTFADGPHELNEGDVFTITTEDVPGTRELVGTTFTGLPADVAPGDFLLIDDGKVRVQVIDTDGVRVRTKVVVGGPVSNNKGINLPGVAVNVPALSEKDEADLRWGLELGADLIALSFVRNAADVERVHEIMDELGRRVPVVAKIEKPQAVDNLEEIIEAFDSVMVARGDLGVELPLEAVPIVQKRTVEIARRLAKPVIVATQMLESMTHAPVPTRAETSDVANAILDGADGVMLSGETSVGEFPVVTVQTMARIIESTEQHGLERVRPLGTKPRTQSGAITAAAVEVADFVEAKYLCVFTESGESVRRMSRLRSPIPILAFTPDQAIRRRMALFWGVQSFVVDRVTHTDQMVAQVDEVLTKSGRAEKGETVIIISGSPPGIPGTTNDIRVHRVGEVL
- a CDS encoding ANTAR domain-containing response regulator, with translation MTDSENTQAAPRRVVVAEDESLIRLDIVEILRDNGYEVVGEAGDGETAVALATELRPDLVVMDVKMPQLDGISAAERLSKGHIAPVVLLTAFSQKELVERASEAGALAYVVKPFTPNDLLPAIEIALARHQQIIALEAEVTDLVERFETRKLVDRAKGLLNEKMGLSEPEAFRWIQKASMDRRLTMKDVSQAIIEQLSPKK
- a CDS encoding hotdog fold thioesterase, yielding MSEERDPMEYLRARGAGALAEKMGIEFLEFGVERSVARMPVEGNTQPAMLLHGGAYVVLGESLGSMSANLAAGPGKLAVGIEINASHTRSATEGWVTGVCTPVHLGRTLTVHEIAIDDDQGRRCSTIRITNLVKDLPAL
- the polA gene encoding DNA polymerase I, with the translated sequence MSDADQPTLLVVDGHSLAFRAFYALPIDSFQTRSGQHTNAIHGFLSMFINLLRNEKPTHVAVAFDISRHSFRTREYAEYKGTRGQTPPEFIGQVPLLQEALAAMNVRTLQKEDFEADDILATLATRGEAEGYRVLVVSGDRDTIQLVDDKVTLLYPNVQGVSQLKRYDPEAVMERYGVRPEQYPEIAALVGETSDNLIGISKVGEKTAVKWLNLYGSLDGILEHAEEIKGVVGNNLREQKENAIRNRRLNRLVRDVELDLALDELESRPLDEQAVREVFGKLEFKTLLERVLKLAAESGQAVSPVAQEPAAPAVPLPVAQGLLDEELEGWLARQTAAEPAGLGLHLEIQGGQLVGAGIAAAGETVYLPWQAGRRDYAPFEAWLASDAPKILADAKPGLKALSRSGLAFDGLVLDPLIAGWLVRPNLQEKTLADLVDRYLGEEMPVADPAQLVPDEGAAGPAEFAWYALRVAPVVLAALSEGGRRVLAEIEMPLVPVLAAMELRGVSVDHEALAALSGGLAERAATLAGKAFAEIGREVNLGSPKQLQEVLFDQLGMPKTRATKTGYSTDASALADLQDSNPHPFLGLLLEHRDATKLRQIVESLDKSIAADGRIHTSYGQIGAATGRMSSNDPNLQNIPVRTEEGRRIRGAFRHGEGFAELLTADYSQIEMRIMAHLSEDPGLIEAFNAGEDLHRFVGARIFGVEPEEVSSLMRTKVKAMSYGLAYGLSAFGLSKQLRIEQAEARQLMKDYFERFGSVRDYLRGVVEQAKIDGYTETIFGRRRPFPDLASPNRVLRENAERAALNSPIQGSAADIIKIAMSRVEHDFHEGGLSSRMLLQVHDELIFEVADGEQEHVEEIVRDRMSNAVELLVPLDVQIGRGADWDAAAH
- a CDS encoding DUF885 domain-containing protein; protein product: MSSAERTPTAIDAIAEAWVDTIVSLRPETGTYIGRTESDGALGDYSPAGHDAIADASRAVLARLDAAEAVDDVDEVTKADLGSELRLQLEAHEAGLHLRDLNVIASPAQEIRDVFDLMPTDSEAAWERIARRLGGVPEAIDGYVETLRSGIHRGIVPAIRQVREVASQSRKYADPAGFFGDFVDGAAPAGGLPQTLRNELQTAAASSAEAYGRLADFLEEELAGAAGSEDGVGREIYALRSREFLGATIDLDETYEWGVEELARMVAEQEAIAREIKPGASVAEAIEHLDGDASRKLIGTDALQRWMQETSDRAVAELGATQFDIPEEIRTLECLIAPTQEGGIYYTGPSDDFGRPGRMWWSVPEGVTEFDTWRELTTVYHEGVPGHHLQIGQAVVNRGKLNTWRRQLAGTSGHAEGWALYAERLMEQLGYLEDPADRLGMLDGQRMRAARVVLDIGVHLGKQRPDGQGVWTGDYAFEFLGRNVNMNAGFVRFEVNRYLGWPGQAPSYKVGQRIWEQLRDDVARREGDAFDIRAFHKRALDLGGVGLDTLRRALAG
- the rpsA gene encoding 30S ribosomal protein S1, which produces MTTATTKAPKQVAINDIGSADDFLAAVEKTLKFFNDGDLIEGTVVKIDRDEVLLDVGYKTEGVIPSRELSIKHDVDPSEVVEVGDTVEALVLQKEDKEGRLILSKKRAQYERAWGDVEKIKEADGVVTGQVIEVVKGGLIVDIGLRGFLPASLIELRRVRDLTPYLGQELEAKILELDKNRNNVVLSRRALLEQTQSESRSTFLQNLHPGQVRKGVISSIVNFGAFVDLGGVDGLVHVSELSWKHIEHASEVVEVGQEVTVEVLSVELDRERVSLSLKATQEDPWQVFARTHAIGQVAPGKVTKLVPFGAFVRVADGIEGLVHISELSSKHVELAEQVVSVGEEVFVKIIDIDLERRRISLSLKQANEGVDPEGTEFDPALYGMLTEYDEQGNYKYPEGFDPETNEWREGFEAQREKWEQDYAAAQARWEAHKKQVAASLAAQAADDSFAGGSFSSESNGAGTLADDASLAALREKLSNNN